The following are encoded in a window of Rubellicoccus peritrichatus genomic DNA:
- a CDS encoding exosortase-associated EpsI family protein, translating to MKRNRKLLLLWALLVFAVLLTIIWEVVPLPDASRRLAAIPEHGPGFASRELPLSDLERDSLGKATALKRLVISDPGVPIILSIIDGTHNRHAVHDPVYCFVGEGWNIVEEKDIEIPSGHARYLLLERNGENCEAVYWFDDNDRRFTDPTDYWMQATLRRLSFGQSGEEPILVLMRSIPGQATNWQNLPYLINHLNLN from the coding sequence ATGAAGCGTAATCGAAAGCTACTTCTGCTTTGGGCTTTGCTGGTATTTGCTGTCTTACTCACAATCATCTGGGAAGTCGTTCCACTTCCAGATGCATCACGCAGACTGGCGGCCATCCCCGAACACGGCCCGGGCTTCGCGAGTCGTGAATTGCCATTGAGTGATCTGGAGCGCGACTCCCTGGGGAAAGCCACTGCACTCAAGCGGCTTGTCATCAGTGATCCGGGCGTTCCAATTATTCTATCCATTATAGACGGCACGCATAACCGACACGCTGTGCATGATCCCGTGTACTGTTTTGTTGGTGAAGGCTGGAATATTGTGGAAGAAAAAGACATTGAAATCCCCAGTGGCCATGCGAGGTATTTACTACTGGAACGTAATGGTGAAAACTGTGAAGCCGTTTACTGGTTTGATGACAATGATCGCCGTTTCACTGATCCAACTGATTACTGGATGCAAGCTACTCTGCGAAGACTCAGTTTTGGGCAGAGCGGAGAAGAGCCCATCTTAGTTCTTATGCGTTCGATTCCAGGACAAGCAACAAACTGGCAAAACCTACCCTATTTGATCAATCATCTGAATTTAAATTAA
- a CDS encoding polysaccharide biosynthesis/export family protein, producing the protein MNIPESEFDPRAPKADSREVVFEKYDLEGEIVPEMLHPPTYAYRLGPEDLLDIEISEIPDTLARTFVMPDGMVYYDLAGGVKAEGLTTSELSDRLAEALRRDYADPVVNVTLIEVKSRRFWILGRVYKPGLYPLRQPTTILEAVSSAGGLFSARFSGSTEELADLGNSVIIRDNIILPVDFKALIRDGDTSQNIYLEPNDFIYLPSAQSSTVLLLGAVVQPTAVNFRDSVSLVEAIAYGQGPRKDAFLSKVVIVRGSKKEPEVAVVNLLEIMKGEATDIALQPGDIVWVPQNPWQKLGQYVELILRDATYAVAINEGANFVGEGGGAVVTIPAGGN; encoded by the coding sequence GTGAATATCCCGGAATCGGAATTTGATCCGCGAGCACCCAAAGCTGACTCTCGCGAAGTCGTTTTTGAGAAGTATGACCTCGAAGGTGAAATCGTGCCCGAGATGTTGCATCCACCAACGTATGCATACCGTCTTGGTCCGGAAGACTTACTGGACATTGAGATCTCGGAGATTCCCGACACGCTAGCCCGGACTTTCGTTATGCCTGATGGCATGGTTTATTATGATCTTGCAGGCGGAGTAAAGGCAGAGGGCCTGACGACCAGTGAGCTCTCAGATAGACTGGCTGAAGCATTACGTCGGGATTATGCCGACCCGGTCGTCAATGTTACTTTAATCGAGGTGAAAAGTCGCCGCTTTTGGATACTTGGCCGCGTTTACAAGCCGGGGCTTTATCCCTTACGTCAACCCACAACCATACTTGAGGCAGTCTCTTCGGCGGGCGGTCTTTTCTCCGCTCGCTTCTCCGGTTCTACTGAGGAACTGGCTGACTTGGGAAATAGCGTGATCATCCGGGATAATATTATCCTGCCAGTTGATTTCAAAGCTCTGATTCGTGATGGTGATACTTCGCAAAACATTTATCTGGAGCCAAATGACTTTATCTATCTTCCTTCCGCGCAATCCAGTACGGTATTGTTATTGGGTGCAGTGGTGCAACCTACGGCTGTCAATTTCCGTGATTCTGTTTCTCTGGTCGAAGCCATTGCCTATGGACAAGGTCCCCGCAAAGACGCCTTTCTTTCGAAAGTGGTCATTGTCCGAGGTTCTAAAAAGGAACCCGAAGTCGCGGTAGTCAACCTTCTCGAAATAATGAAAGGCGAGGCTACTGATATTGCTTTACAGCCGGGAGATATCGTTTGGGTTCCGCAAAACCCTTGGCAGAAGCTCGGGCAATATGTTGAACTCATCCTGCGAGATGCCACCTATGCGGTTGCTATTAACGAAGGTGCGAACTTTGTTGGTGAAGGTGGCGGCGCCGTCGTCACCATTCCGGCCGGAGGGAATTGA
- a CDS encoding DUF4114 domain-containing protein codes for MKKTALIISAIAGMTPLLAQVESPAQSTARPFGLDIIDTVQLAGSDAASADFQQNALPQLQSFVNENLGERQGIENLSTIALDPSKLYLSNESDVRVYFIGEGAGYHNTLGFSTEGASLDPNDASLIFPDASSPYSYYRDGQSNRRSNNTPLQAGDFVDLGQMEAGSTLDFFLIANGAYGGNYVWSTEESANVDGLTHVVSLAEDGSPYLLIGFEDLYGGGDKDYNDLVFAVDIGTANVAYLANPEPSTFLILIALFALIGWSQKAHLKLKSVFMRSTD; via the coding sequence ATGAAAAAAACAGCACTTATTATTTCGGCAATAGCAGGTATGACACCACTTCTCGCTCAAGTCGAATCACCTGCCCAGTCGACTGCACGCCCCTTCGGGCTCGACATCATTGACACCGTTCAACTAGCTGGCTCCGATGCTGCATCAGCAGATTTCCAGCAGAATGCACTCCCTCAGCTCCAGTCTTTCGTTAACGAAAATTTAGGTGAACGCCAAGGCATCGAAAACCTTTCCACTATCGCTCTCGACCCAAGTAAACTATATCTCTCAAACGAGTCCGATGTTCGTGTATATTTTATCGGCGAGGGAGCCGGTTACCACAACACATTAGGATTCTCAACCGAGGGAGCTTCGCTCGACCCGAATGATGCATCACTTATCTTTCCTGATGCATCCAGCCCATATAGCTATTATCGAGATGGTCAATCCAATCGTCGCTCGAACAATACACCACTTCAGGCCGGCGACTTTGTTGACCTGGGACAAATGGAAGCAGGAAGCACCCTCGACTTCTTCCTGATTGCCAACGGTGCATATGGAGGCAACTACGTTTGGTCCACTGAAGAATCAGCCAATGTTGACGGCCTTACTCATGTTGTCAGTCTCGCAGAAGATGGATCACCCTATCTTTTGATTGGCTTCGAAGATCTATATGGAGGTGGTGACAAAGATTATAATGATCTGGTTTTTGCAGTTGATATCGGAACTGCAAATGTAGCCTATCTGGCCAATCCTGAGCCCTCAACCTTCCTGATCCTGATCGCACTTTTTGCTTTGATCGGATGGAGCCAAAAAGCTCACTTGAAACTAAAATCCGTATTCATGCGATCAACCGATTGA
- a CDS encoding tetratricopeptide repeat protein, which translates to MLGTNKLVKVCLILAFSAGLIVSGVFIWRHQALANRNKQISEEIPTLVEINNFVGARRLAELLDDPQERHLAKAQINQSELSYAVNQRNAVSIERLLGDVNGLTDERKDAAQRVMARSYIHQKRESDLIPLLEANKDKPHWTLIEADWHITQGNTIEAVEILESQTFSGKNESYRLARLAALKSRTPEQAIAALEAALEETPRSSDILSFRGQILEAIGAYPEAQIDYVNAVINSPHNLLYWDQLGEYYIRRQNYSGAIQIWIDAIEQTGEHVFWLKAWFWNRVTVKVDNLPEVPAGNYPLHAFLVYCDKLPESIFWDAEAYMTVPGAKALERTRPEVQWLSVLQLLADGEKAKAINQFNIHAKTIGRWAPQLRAMLLAILMTQRDGHLPTNLDEVKRYANQHQFFEAIAKNQDPTLIDFLITDASITAALLASGWTEAALVFSDADQTIANRTPKWLNYAYAQALRINRSNQVAKDWLTTHTNTSADRLLLAELQLGDGQIGNAMKALINLSKEENEIGARATMLLCLAELELGNPDNALAYLRSNKSLAQSNAGILMLERLNDAKRDAE; encoded by the coding sequence ATGTTAGGGACAAACAAATTAGTTAAAGTCTGCCTCATTTTAGCCTTCAGCGCCGGACTCATAGTCTCCGGCGTTTTTATTTGGCGGCATCAAGCACTGGCCAACCGCAACAAACAGATCAGCGAAGAAATTCCAACACTGGTCGAAATTAATAATTTCGTTGGTGCCCGAAGGTTGGCAGAGCTACTTGATGATCCTCAAGAGCGGCACTTAGCGAAAGCACAAATCAACCAGTCAGAGCTGTCATATGCCGTAAACCAGCGAAACGCAGTATCAATTGAGCGGCTGCTGGGCGATGTAAATGGATTAACTGATGAGAGAAAGGATGCCGCCCAGCGGGTAATGGCCCGTAGCTATATTCATCAAAAAAGAGAATCTGATCTGATTCCACTACTTGAAGCCAATAAAGACAAACCTCACTGGACCTTGATCGAAGCCGATTGGCATATCACGCAAGGTAACACAATAGAAGCAGTTGAAATTCTGGAAAGCCAAACATTCTCCGGCAAAAATGAAAGCTATCGCCTCGCTCGACTGGCAGCTCTGAAGTCACGAACACCCGAACAGGCAATTGCAGCGTTGGAGGCTGCGCTTGAAGAAACTCCACGGAGTTCAGACATTCTATCATTCCGCGGACAGATTCTGGAGGCAATTGGAGCCTACCCCGAAGCCCAGATTGATTACGTCAACGCAGTCATAAATTCTCCCCACAACTTACTTTATTGGGATCAACTCGGTGAATATTATATTCGTCGCCAAAACTACAGTGGAGCAATCCAGATATGGATCGATGCGATCGAACAGACTGGGGAGCATGTCTTCTGGTTAAAAGCATGGTTTTGGAACCGGGTAACCGTAAAAGTCGATAATCTACCTGAGGTCCCGGCAGGCAACTATCCACTTCACGCATTTTTAGTCTATTGTGACAAGCTGCCAGAATCCATCTTCTGGGATGCTGAAGCGTATATGACTGTTCCGGGTGCAAAAGCATTGGAACGAACAAGACCTGAAGTTCAATGGCTAAGCGTACTTCAACTGCTAGCCGATGGAGAAAAAGCCAAAGCCATTAATCAATTCAATATTCATGCCAAAACGATCGGCCGTTGGGCACCGCAACTCCGCGCTATGCTGCTTGCAATTCTCATGACTCAAAGGGATGGCCATTTACCAACCAATTTGGATGAGGTAAAACGCTACGCAAACCAGCATCAGTTCTTCGAAGCCATTGCAAAAAATCAAGACCCTACGTTGATCGACTTCCTGATAACGGATGCTTCCATCACAGCGGCCCTGTTAGCTTCGGGCTGGACAGAAGCAGCTCTTGTTTTTTCAGATGCAGATCAGACAATAGCAAACCGTACACCCAAATGGCTGAACTACGCGTATGCACAGGCACTGCGTATTAATCGCTCCAATCAAGTCGCTAAGGATTGGCTGACAACCCATACCAATACTTCAGCTGATCGACTGCTTCTGGCAGAACTTCAACTTGGAGATGGTCAAATCGGGAATGCAATGAAGGCACTGATTAACCTTTCAAAAGAAGAAAACGAAATTGGAGCACGAGCCACAATGCTTCTATGCCTGGCAGAGCTTGAATTGGGAAATCCCGATAATGCACTCGCCTACCTTAGATCCAATAAGTCATTGGCTCAAAGCAACGCCGGCATTCTGATGCTAGAGCGTTTAAATGATGCAAAACGGGATGCAGAATGA
- a CDS encoding archaeosortase/exosortase family protein, giving the protein MNAQPNAECKPEQKRASGLWLTALAICYVIIWWQDSLWLTAPADTLPLVSGLILLLFLGRPWIFLKTRKSISQPFCIIAIALIAFGIAINIMILSALGWTLLLTVFLRSYFQLPRYWAQLLPLAFFAFPWVATDLPMVGWWFRISAATVSAWIFQSLGFLVMRQGADIQVQGLPISVEAACSGLNLLQALLLAGAVLGLLQLRGRTSYWGFLLSLPLLAWFANTCRILVITAVALSSDTTFAAGLFHTWGGLLVVVLMFGAAQFLVTFLSKTGPKEVGT; this is encoded by the coding sequence ATGAACGCACAACCAAATGCTGAATGCAAGCCAGAGCAAAAGCGTGCTTCCGGTCTCTGGCTGACAGCACTTGCGATATGTTACGTTATTATCTGGTGGCAGGATTCGCTCTGGTTAACAGCTCCAGCCGATACACTGCCACTTGTCAGTGGATTAATCCTTCTTCTTTTTCTTGGCCGCCCATGGATATTCCTGAAAACAAGGAAAAGCATATCGCAACCATTTTGTATTATTGCAATTGCTCTCATCGCATTCGGTATCGCGATTAACATCATGATCCTCTCTGCCCTTGGGTGGACATTACTTTTAACAGTCTTCCTTCGGAGCTATTTTCAATTACCCAGGTATTGGGCACAACTGCTTCCCCTCGCCTTCTTCGCGTTCCCATGGGTCGCGACAGATCTGCCAATGGTCGGGTGGTGGTTTCGAATCAGTGCTGCAACGGTGTCGGCCTGGATATTTCAGTCTCTCGGATTTTTGGTCATGCGGCAGGGGGCAGACATACAAGTCCAGGGGCTTCCAATATCAGTTGAAGCGGCCTGTTCCGGCCTCAATCTCCTGCAAGCCTTACTGTTGGCAGGTGCCGTACTCGGGTTACTTCAATTACGGGGCAGGACCAGCTACTGGGGATTTCTTCTCTCGCTGCCCCTGCTCGCATGGTTTGCAAATACATGCCGCATCTTGGTCATCACAGCCGTCGCCTTAAGCAGTGACACTACATTTGCTGCTGGATTATTCCATACATGGGGAGGCTTACTTGTCGTTGTGCTCATGTTTGGAGCTGCTCAGTTTCTCGTCACTTTCCTATCCAAAACAGGACCAAAGGAAGTTGGGACATGA
- a CDS encoding lipopolysaccharide biosynthesis protein encodes MTAEWKRRFWANTGSSYIAMATRLLLGLLLFRQLFTHLNDEQFGFWSLIWSLFGYGVLLDFGFGFTAQKAVAEKTANGDMEGLSRLLATIFWCFIGLSAFILITFFSIRGPFLASIDVTPEYHDQFGQAYLIFFCGLALMFPLGLFPEMLRGLQRIDLANWVSTANTIVHFVFLVGALWAEWSFPAIMAISVISSIIPNIAAACMAMKRLPKVSLSPRFFTLSSVKSQMSFSMAAYLITFSNLLMAKSDQLVIGLTLGVGAVTIYQAGYKMGEMLNLFSVQLQSALSPAAADLHARSDRKGLRELFIRSSRLTLLLITPFYVLTAVFLESLIQLLTGLETVPAETYWTGQALALAIYSSQLTNSSAKRILMMTGREKALLGLSIGDAVANVGLSVILAYQLGVAGVGLGTLIPTVMVGWLLVLPLAMRDLNVGLGEFLLYNLSGVWKPLLAFAVVLLFLLTVIPTPENGGFLSIAWRSVLALIPCLLLSYKTLREMTS; translated from the coding sequence TTTTGGGCAAATACAGGAAGCAGTTATATTGCCATGGCCACGCGACTACTGCTTGGTTTATTGCTTTTTCGTCAGCTCTTCACTCACTTAAACGATGAACAGTTCGGATTCTGGTCATTGATATGGTCTTTGTTCGGTTATGGCGTGCTTCTCGATTTTGGATTTGGATTTACGGCCCAAAAAGCCGTTGCAGAAAAAACAGCCAATGGAGACATGGAGGGTCTTAGTCGACTGTTAGCAACGATATTCTGGTGCTTCATTGGCTTATCTGCCTTTATTCTAATAACATTCTTCAGTATTCGTGGCCCCTTTCTTGCCTCAATTGATGTGACTCCGGAATATCATGATCAATTTGGACAAGCTTATCTCATATTTTTCTGCGGCTTGGCACTTATGTTTCCCTTGGGTCTCTTCCCGGAAATGCTAAGAGGACTCCAAAGGATCGATCTCGCTAATTGGGTCAGCACAGCAAATACGATCGTGCATTTCGTTTTCCTCGTTGGAGCCCTTTGGGCAGAATGGAGCTTTCCAGCCATTATGGCGATTAGTGTCATCTCAAGCATTATTCCAAACATAGCCGCTGCCTGTATGGCGATGAAGCGATTACCCAAAGTCTCCCTTTCCCCACGTTTCTTTACGCTCTCATCAGTCAAGTCTCAGATGAGCTTCTCAATGGCAGCATATCTTATAACTTTCAGTAACTTGCTCATGGCCAAAAGCGATCAATTGGTGATTGGGCTCACGCTTGGCGTTGGGGCTGTTACGATTTACCAGGCTGGCTATAAAATGGGAGAAATGCTGAATTTATTTAGTGTGCAGTTACAAAGTGCACTTTCTCCAGCAGCAGCCGATCTTCACGCAAGATCAGACCGAAAAGGCCTGCGTGAACTTTTTATCCGTTCCTCACGGCTAACACTCCTGCTCATTACACCCTTTTATGTTCTGACTGCAGTTTTCCTTGAATCGCTGATCCAATTACTCACTGGCCTTGAAACAGTCCCAGCTGAAACTTATTGGACAGGGCAAGCCCTGGCTTTGGCCATCTACAGCTCACAGCTGACTAATAGCAGTGCAAAACGTATCTTGATGATGACAGGCCGGGAGAAAGCCTTGCTCGGATTATCGATAGGAGATGCTGTCGCAAATGTTGGCTTAAGCGTTATCCTTGCCTACCAACTAGGGGTTGCAGGTGTCGGATTAGGAACACTTATTCCAACGGTAATGGTTGGCTGGCTACTGGTTCTACCCTTAGCAATGCGAGATCTGAATGTCGGTCTAGGAGAATTTTTGCTTTATAATCTGTCTGGAGTGTGGAAACCATTGCTCGCTTTTGCAGTTGTTCTTCTCTTTCTGCTCACAGTTATCCCAACACCAGAAAATGGGGGATTCTTATCAATTGCATGGCGAAGCGTCCTTGCATTGATTCCATGCCTGCTTTTATCATATAAAACACTTAGAGAAATGACTTCTTAA
- a CDS encoding O-antigen ligase family protein translates to MDAVKFIIKALVIIVGYLGIAPTLGYLMVNRPWLRKFLLAFIAFMVVRPPGNFTLMLYSVDWYRGHTKGFEFNFLEIICIGFIIAGLLEKPRGFKLLTPGIIIYLGYCFASLLSIVASYNGIFVLMGFFKFTKIAFIMVGVANAIRDENDLQWLLRGFAMALFIQAVVCLKMRYIDGYYQISAWFEHQNPMAMWSYMVGLILLAVALSKDIRGRDALIYFSAFAAAGICIVFSVSRASLAAFAAGTIALLSISLLRGVTPRRLAVLLTLTAGGSFVLLMAMDTLISRFDSAADNVPENDLRWILNQQARAMLNDSPVGIGWNNFGVANSRPVETKYSRMLEQWNAKRGHTIVAEHYYANPLTESHYWLLLAETGYLSLICFLLFALATLYWCLRGIWTYRRSFLGFLLLGIGMAFAITYLHSNLERVLTQTKNLTTWMILVGVIARIELWRRSGKITYQKGRGKKRISRKPMARSRPRKRFFAETIQ, encoded by the coding sequence GTGGACGCAGTCAAATTCATCATCAAAGCCCTGGTCATAATCGTAGGCTATCTGGGCATCGCGCCAACGCTTGGATACTTGATGGTAAATCGCCCCTGGCTTAGAAAGTTTCTGCTAGCCTTCATCGCCTTCATGGTTGTTCGCCCTCCGGGTAATTTCACCTTAATGCTTTATTCAGTCGATTGGTATCGTGGTCATACCAAAGGGTTTGAATTCAACTTTCTCGAAATCATCTGTATCGGTTTCATCATCGCAGGTCTGCTTGAAAAACCGCGTGGCTTCAAACTCTTGACACCAGGCATTATTATTTATCTTGGATACTGCTTTGCCTCACTGCTTTCCATCGTTGCCTCTTATAACGGTATCTTTGTCTTAATGGGCTTTTTCAAGTTTACCAAGATCGCTTTCATCATGGTTGGTGTCGCCAATGCAATACGTGACGAGAACGATCTACAGTGGCTGCTCCGTGGATTTGCCATGGCCTTGTTCATTCAGGCCGTCGTCTGCCTAAAGATGCGCTACATTGATGGGTACTATCAAATATCCGCATGGTTCGAACATCAGAACCCAATGGCAATGTGGTCCTATATGGTTGGCCTTATCCTCCTGGCTGTTGCCTTGTCCAAGGACATTCGAGGAAGGGATGCCCTTATCTATTTCAGCGCCTTTGCCGCAGCTGGCATATGCATTGTCTTCTCTGTTTCACGGGCTTCGCTTGCGGCCTTTGCCGCCGGTACGATTGCGCTGCTGAGTATCAGTTTACTGCGTGGCGTCACTCCTCGCCGGCTTGCCGTTTTACTCACATTGACAGCTGGCGGTTCATTTGTCCTGTTGATGGCAATGGACACTCTGATCAGCCGATTTGACTCGGCAGCTGACAATGTTCCGGAAAACGACTTACGCTGGATTCTGAATCAGCAAGCAAGAGCAATGCTCAATGACTCGCCTGTTGGCATTGGTTGGAACAACTTTGGAGTGGCCAATAGTCGTCCGGTGGAAACCAAGTACAGCAGGATGCTGGAACAGTGGAATGCCAAACGCGGGCACACGATTGTCGCCGAACACTATTACGCCAACCCCTTAACCGAAAGCCATTACTGGCTGCTATTGGCAGAGACAGGTTACCTTTCACTCATATGCTTTCTCCTCTTTGCCCTTGCGACTTTGTATTGGTGCCTACGTGGGATTTGGACTTATCGCAGGAGCTTCCTTGGCTTTCTTTTACTGGGCATCGGAATGGCTTTTGCCATCACTTACCTCCACAGTAATCTTGAGCGCGTCTTGACCCAAACCAAGAACCTAACCACATGGATGATTCTCGTTGGTGTGATTGCACGGATAGAGCTCTGGAGGCGTTCAGGAAAAATCACTTACCAAAAAGGAAGGGGCAAAAAGCGAATCAGTCGAAAGCCAATGGCACGCAGTAGGCCCCGCAAACGTTTTTTCGCCGAAACGATCCAATAA
- a CDS encoding glycosyltransferase family 4 protein, giving the protein MSQKPRILVIAEAANPELTSVALIGYSLSQALRGVASVHLVTELRNNDCLLKAGLSTDDFTAIDNRAAQGLAFKVAKILRGGNSLGWTIYSAFANLAYPLFEKKIWQQFGDSLKRGDYDLVHRITPLSPTSASPLAKHLARINVPFVIGPLNGGIPWPDGFNHLRRAEREWLSYIRGLYKLTPGLKYTRRSAAAILLASRHTFNEVTDKDHALRSKAIYLPENAIDSERFPEAKPMPTSKEAKPLSVAFIGRLVPYKGADIVLEAAASLIREGKLTVDIIGDGDEMPRLKSIVAKEKIEAGVDLPGWVPHEKLGERLSEADIFAFPSVREFGGGVVLEAMALGLCPIVADYGGPAELIPEGCGFKLPMGNRENLLRGLNQQLATLCDQPDKVNQIGARAMRFARENFTWEAKASQIRAVYDWVLSGGDKPDWGMPFKLSQCA; this is encoded by the coding sequence ATGAGCCAAAAGCCGCGCATTCTTGTCATCGCAGAAGCTGCCAACCCTGAGCTAACTTCCGTTGCTTTGATTGGTTACTCTTTGAGTCAGGCGTTGCGCGGAGTAGCCAGCGTTCATCTTGTCACCGAACTGCGCAATAATGACTGCCTGCTCAAAGCAGGGCTATCAACAGACGATTTTACTGCGATTGATAATCGAGCCGCCCAAGGGCTAGCTTTCAAAGTGGCAAAAATACTTCGAGGCGGCAACTCACTTGGCTGGACGATTTACTCCGCATTTGCAAACCTCGCCTATCCGCTTTTCGAGAAGAAAATCTGGCAACAGTTTGGTGATTCATTGAAACGTGGAGACTACGACCTCGTTCACCGGATCACTCCGCTCAGTCCGACAAGTGCGAGCCCCCTGGCCAAACATCTCGCCAGAATAAATGTCCCTTTTGTCATCGGGCCACTCAATGGCGGGATTCCCTGGCCGGATGGATTCAATCACCTTCGACGTGCTGAACGCGAATGGCTCAGCTACATTCGAGGCCTATACAAATTAACCCCCGGCTTGAAATACACCAGACGTTCCGCTGCAGCCATCCTCCTTGCTTCACGACATACTTTCAATGAAGTCACCGACAAAGATCATGCTCTGCGAAGCAAAGCCATTTATTTACCGGAGAATGCCATCGACTCCGAACGCTTCCCAGAGGCTAAGCCTATGCCCACTTCAAAAGAGGCAAAACCATTAAGTGTGGCCTTTATCGGACGTCTCGTCCCCTACAAAGGAGCTGACATTGTTTTAGAAGCAGCTGCCTCACTCATCCGCGAAGGAAAGCTGACGGTTGATATCATTGGTGATGGCGACGAAATGCCACGACTTAAATCCATTGTCGCAAAAGAAAAGATCGAAGCTGGAGTCGACCTGCCCGGCTGGGTCCCACATGAAAAACTCGGCGAACGCTTGAGTGAAGCTGATATTTTTGCCTTTCCCAGTGTTCGTGAATTTGGCGGAGGCGTCGTCCTCGAAGCCATGGCCCTTGGGCTTTGTCCCATTGTTGCCGATTACGGTGGACCGGCTGAACTGATCCCCGAAGGTTGCGGCTTTAAGTTACCCATGGGCAATCGTGAAAATCTGCTTCGCGGACTGAACCAACAACTGGCCACCCTCTGCGACCAACCAGATAAAGTAAACCAAATCGGTGCCAGAGCCATGCGGTTTGCCCGTGAGAACTTCACCTGGGAGGCCAAGGCGAGTCAAATCCGCGCTGTCTATGATTGGGTTCTCAGCGGAGGTGACAAACCAGATTGGGGAATGCCGTTTAAACTTAGCCAGTGTGCCTAA